The Chloracidobacterium sp. genome includes a window with the following:
- a CDS encoding ferredoxin codes for MSIFEKHVFVCVSGKTCPTQGSEAIWQALRDEVKAAGKLETIRINKSGCLAQCGNGPMVVVYPEQVWYSRVTVEDAPAIVHEHLLGGRPVERLRYVKTKPAAS; via the coding sequence ATGAGTATTTTTGAAAAGCATGTGTTTGTGTGCGTTTCCGGCAAAACCTGCCCAACGCAAGGTAGCGAGGCAATTTGGCAGGCGCTCCGGGATGAAGTCAAAGCCGCCGGCAAGCTGGAGACAATTCGCATCAACAAATCAGGCTGTCTGGCTCAGTGCGGCAATGGCCCGATGGTCGTCGTGTATCCCGAACAGGTTTGGTATAGTCGCGTCACGGTAGAAGACGCTCCGGCGATCGTGCATGAACACCTGCTGGGTGGGCGGCCCGTTGAACGTCTCCGCTACGTCAAGACCAAGCCCGCTGCCTCATGA
- a CDS encoding peptidylprolyl isomerase — MQRWTATLVHVRKPRNNRRTTARGVIWILPLVSMLLVGAASLTACRSSAAQSVAVIKTEFGDIVFEFFPDVAPKHTAQIQSLIRSGFYNGTAFHRVEPGSLIQGGDPNSKTGREDTWGLGRPDLPKIPAEFSALKHVRGTVSAARVANDINSATTQFFICCRAHPEWDNQYTIFGRVIAGMNVVDIIANAPTVEGTTRPKQKITMLSVTLEPRSNYPPTPPQY; from the coding sequence ATGCAGCGATGGACTGCGACGCTGGTTCATGTGCGCAAGCCGCGTAACAATCGTCGAACGACAGCGCGCGGCGTTATCTGGATTCTACCCTTGGTGAGCATGCTGCTTGTTGGAGCAGCGTCGCTCACCGCCTGCCGATCGTCGGCTGCTCAGTCCGTCGCCGTCATCAAAACGGAGTTCGGCGACATTGTTTTTGAGTTTTTTCCCGACGTCGCCCCTAAACATACCGCTCAGATCCAGTCACTTATTCGCAGCGGCTTCTACAATGGGACAGCCTTCCACCGCGTTGAGCCGGGAAGCCTCATTCAAGGCGGCGATCCAAACTCCAAAACCGGACGCGAAGATACTTGGGGCCTGGGACGACCCGACCTACCTAAAATTCCAGCGGAGTTTAGCGCCCTCAAACACGTACGCGGCACGGTGTCCGCTGCCCGCGTCGCCAATGACATCAACAGCGCCACAACGCAGTTTTTTATTTGTTGCCGTGCGCATCCCGAATGGGATAATCAGTACACCATCTTCGGCCGGGTGATCGCTGGCATGAACGTCGTGGACATCATCGCCAACGCGCCGACGGTTGAAGGCACAACTCGTCCGAAGCAGAAGATTACGATGCTTTCCGTGACGCTCGAACCACGCAGCAATTACCCTCCGACGCCCCCCCAGTATTGA
- a CDS encoding NDP-sugar synthase, whose protein sequence is MKAMLLAAGFGTRLFPLTLDRPKPALPVLGRPLITYGAAYLARFGCRELVVNLHYRGEAIVAALGDGSAFGCRIAYSYEHDAILGTGGALDHAKLLLNPTETFIVMNGKLVTTIDLRAALATHRKTCALATLILKPNVRRERFSVVDVDDAGAIRGFGPAPTVEAAPDEPPPLFFTGIQLLEPDIFDYIPPGVFSHTTTDVYPRAIADGRRITAHIAAPDEAWYEFSTLERYLDFSCRLAGQEQAVVQGVGCRIAADADVARTILWNRVTIGAKVRLREVIVGDGVTIPDGTTLSRAAVVRADLMQEASPVRQSGEGRGQRIGDNFIVHF, encoded by the coding sequence ATGAAAGCCATGCTCTTGGCTGCCGGATTTGGGACGCGGCTTTTTCCGCTCACGCTGGATCGCCCCAAGCCGGCGTTGCCAGTGCTAGGACGACCGCTCATCACGTACGGCGCCGCCTATCTGGCGCGTTTTGGCTGTCGTGAACTGGTCGTCAACCTGCATTACCGGGGCGAGGCGATTGTCGCAGCGCTTGGCGATGGGTCAGCGTTCGGTTGTCGGATTGCCTACAGTTACGAACATGATGCCATCCTAGGTACTGGTGGGGCGCTTGATCACGCCAAATTGCTGCTCAACCCGACTGAGACGTTCATCGTGATGAACGGCAAGCTCGTCACGACGATTGATTTGCGGGCGGCGCTGGCAACCCACCGGAAAACGTGCGCTCTGGCGACGCTGATCCTCAAGCCAAATGTTCGGCGCGAGCGATTCAGCGTCGTTGACGTAGATGACGCCGGAGCCATTCGCGGCTTCGGCCCTGCCCCGACCGTTGAAGCCGCGCCGGATGAGCCGCCGCCGCTGTTTTTCACCGGCATCCAACTTCTCGAACCGGACATTTTCGATTACATCCCGCCGGGTGTCTTCTCGCATACGACAACCGACGTGTACCCGCGCGCTATTGCCGACGGCCGCCGCATTACGGCGCACATTGCCGCACCGGACGAGGCTTGGTACGAATTTAGTACGCTAGAGCGATACCTTGACTTTTCCTGTCGTCTAGCGGGGCAGGAACAAGCCGTTGTTCAGGGCGTGGGCTGTCGCATCGCCGCCGACGCCGACGTGGCACGTACGATCCTCTGGAACCGTGTCACAATCGGCGCTAAAGTGCGGCTGCGGGAGGTCATCGTCGGCGACGGCGTGACCATTCCCGACGGGACGACGCTCTCGCGGGCGGCGGTTGTCCGCGCCGATCTGATGCAAGAGGCGTCGCCGGTGCGTCAGTCCGGTGAAGGGCGCGGACAACGGATTGGCGACAACTTCATCGTTCATTTCTGA
- a CDS encoding 1-acyl-sn-glycerol-3-phosphate acyltransferase → MSKHRLPDSPMRVVPHTPPGGLNGQEPTAAAKKPRPKDDIKPPEKYTSLLKAGAGVGIALGIATVGSLLLFRLLNRLKVEGLENIPDSHENVLYCPNHSSLLDNFALGVGLYIPRMLFRPEYMPINLADRKNFFGDPSSRRFKDRVLRVLGEYFFKNLRTFPVDRRGVGLEQVDQWVEMLRHNIVIVFPEGTRSRTGEIGRGRAGVGKLIYDARPTVIPVRLIGTDEVLGVGKLIPSIFRTVRIIIGKPLDLSDLLNQPLPEDERARHDLYRAISSRVVDAIRALGNGKPLPMDSSRQTDEASESKSNDAAQQSAEQQSADTLKQI, encoded by the coding sequence ATGTCAAAACACCGTCTTCCCGACTCGCCGATGCGCGTTGTTCCACACACGCCGCCCGGCGGCCTCAACGGTCAAGAGCCGACTGCCGCCGCTAAGAAACCACGCCCTAAAGACGACATCAAGCCCCCAGAAAAGTACACCTCATTGCTCAAAGCGGGCGCTGGCGTAGGCATTGCGTTAGGCATCGCCACCGTAGGCAGTCTGCTGCTGTTTCGCCTCCTCAACCGCCTGAAGGTTGAGGGTTTGGAAAACATTCCTGACTCGCACGAGAACGTCCTCTACTGCCCAAACCATTCGTCGCTGCTGGACAACTTCGCGCTCGGCGTCGGCCTGTACATCCCACGCATGCTGTTCCGCCCGGAGTACATGCCCATCAACTTGGCCGACCGGAAAAACTTTTTCGGCGACCCCTCCTCGCGGCGATTCAAGGATCGGGTATTGCGCGTCTTGGGTGAGTATTTCTTCAAAAACCTACGCACCTTCCCAGTTGACCGGCGCGGCGTCGGCCTCGAACAAGTTGACCAGTGGGTGGAAATGCTCCGGCACAATATCGTGATTGTGTTTCCAGAAGGGACGCGCTCACGCACCGGCGAGATCGGCCGCGGCCGCGCTGGCGTCGGAAAACTCATTTACGATGCGCGCCCAACGGTCATCCCGGTTCGGTTGATCGGGACAGACGAAGTGCTCGGCGTTGGGAAACTGATTCCCAGCATTTTTCGTACGGTGCGCATCATCATCGGTAAACCGCTTGACTTGAGCGATCTGCTCAATCAACCGCTGCCGGAAGACGAACGGGCGCGGCATGACCTCTATCGCGCGATTTCCAGCCGGGTAGTGGACGCTATCCGCGCCCTGGGCAACGGTAAACCTCTCCCGATGGACAGCTCCCGGCAAACAGATGAAGCGTCCGAAAGCAAGTCGAACGACGCGGCGCAGCAGTCCGCCGAACAGCAAAGTGCGGATACTCTAAAGCAAATTTGA
- a CDS encoding VWA domain-containing protein — protein MRQRLSRFCALLCVLSGFVAFQFTGVTAQTPPQPATSAAGEDEYTLDVVNVSLPVTVLDREGRFIPNLGQNDFEVFENKRRQPIIAFQRRDGLALNVAILMDTSTSVRYRLAFEREAITEFLSKLLDNRRDQASFVTFDDEPRIRAGFTNDFQQLARVVNSVTTANGRTALYDAVKKVCLEQMPSASTRRRAILLVTDGGDTASETTLDEAIAIAQRTEVTIYAISTKGGGVFRVEGNPYFNLDDRKLKRLCKETGGDVFFPSDSKQTKRAFDLAKEYLRNQYFLVYEPRDGRTGKHFREIEVRVPKYRDARVLTRRGYFPAGPAADAN, from the coding sequence ATGCGTCAGCGTTTGTCCCGTTTCTGCGCCTTGCTTTGTGTTCTGAGCGGCTTTGTCGCCTTCCAGTTCACTGGTGTCACTGCCCAGACGCCGCCACAACCGGCAACCTCCGCCGCCGGCGAAGACGAATACACCCTCGACGTGGTCAATGTCTCGCTGCCGGTTACAGTTCTGGATCGGGAGGGACGATTCATCCCCAATCTTGGACAAAACGACTTTGAAGTTTTTGAAAACAAACGTCGCCAACCCATTATTGCCTTCCAGCGCCGTGACGGACTGGCACTCAATGTCGCCATCTTGATGGATACCAGCACTAGCGTTCGCTACCGGCTGGCGTTTGAACGTGAGGCAATTACGGAGTTCCTAAGTAAGCTGCTTGACAACCGCCGCGACCAAGCTTCGTTTGTGACGTTTGATGACGAACCCCGCATTCGCGCCGGTTTCACCAACGATTTCCAGCAGTTGGCGCGTGTCGTCAACAGCGTGACAACCGCCAACGGTCGTACTGCGCTCTATGACGCCGTTAAGAAAGTCTGCTTGGAGCAAATGCCGTCGGCAAGCACCCGGCGGCGTGCGATTCTCTTGGTGACGGACGGCGGCGACACAGCTAGTGAGACGACCTTGGACGAGGCCATCGCCATTGCGCAACGTACGGAAGTCACCATCTACGCCATCAGCACCAAAGGCGGCGGCGTGTTTCGTGTCGAGGGCAACCCGTATTTCAACCTGGACGACCGCAAGCTCAAGCGTCTCTGTAAGGAAACCGGCGGTGATGTCTTTTTTCCAAGCGATTCAAAGCAAACCAAGCGTGCGTTTGATCTGGCCAAGGAGTATCTTCGCAACCAGTACTTTCTTGTCTATGAACCCCGCGACGGTCGAACCGGTAAGCACTTCCGAGAAATTGAAGTTCGAGTGCCCAAATACCGTGACGCCCGCGTTCTCACGCGACGAGGTTATTTCCCAGCCGGGCCGGCTGCCGACGCCAACTAA
- a CDS encoding family 10 glycosylhydrolase: MTRGEFLKNLLLGVGWGLLQPASGVFGRPVQDAGWVVAAEELIADIPRLPREFRGVWVATVENIDFPSARNLSPEQQQAELTAIFDLAQALGFNAVIFQIRPMCDALYASPYEPWSEYLCGVMGRTPTPFYDPLAFAVEAAHARGLELHAWFNPFRALHRARQGGVDPQHIARRRPDLAKPYGRYHWLDPGEPEARAHSLRVILDVVERYDIDAVHFDDYFYPYKERLVSGYVIPFPDDDSWARYGQGRGWRTRDDWRRHNINVFLEQVADGIRRLKPHVKFGISPFGIWQPNHPPGIQGLNSYMELCSDSRRWLAEGLVDYLAPQLYWPIEREQQSYLRLLEWWLAQNRRSRHVWPGSAAFKVADGTPRAVPASEIAAQVRVARRLNRQGGNIHFSFRVFRRNRGGLADLLRHEVYAVPALVPASPWLDATPPPAPALEVLIDPMVGRPVAVWRTDTPERTACWCIAIQTGEAWELQVQPAAQRRVTLPEAARAVAVWAVSRTGVEGRRAIRYRG; encoded by the coding sequence ATGACACGCGGTGAGTTCCTCAAAAACCTGCTGCTCGGCGTTGGCTGGGGTCTGCTTCAACCGGCGTCCGGCGTTTTTGGTCGTCCGGTTCAAGACGCCGGATGGGTAGTCGCCGCCGAAGAACTCATCGCCGACATCCCACGCTTGCCGCGCGAGTTTCGCGGCGTCTGGGTGGCGACCGTCGAGAACATTGACTTTCCTTCGGCGCGCAACCTCAGCCCGGAACAGCAACAGGCCGAACTGACGGCGATTTTTGATTTGGCGCAGGCGCTTGGTTTCAACGCGGTAATTTTTCAAATCCGACCAATGTGCGACGCGCTCTACGCCAGTCCGTACGAACCTTGGTCGGAGTATTTGTGCGGCGTGATGGGGCGGACGCCGACGCCGTTCTACGATCCGCTGGCGTTCGCTGTAGAAGCGGCGCACGCGCGCGGACTAGAGCTGCACGCTTGGTTCAATCCCTTTCGGGCGCTGCATCGGGCGCGGCAGGGCGGCGTTGACCCACAGCACATTGCGCGCCGCCGGCCGGACTTAGCCAAACCCTACGGACGCTATCACTGGCTTGACCCCGGCGAGCCGGAAGCGCGCGCCCACTCGCTCCGTGTCATTCTCGATGTCGTGGAGCGTTACGACATTGATGCTGTGCACTTCGACGACTACTTCTACCCCTACAAGGAACGTCTCGTGTCGGGGTATGTGATCCCCTTTCCCGATGACGACAGTTGGGCGCGGTACGGGCAGGGGAGGGGATGGCGGACGCGCGACGACTGGCGCCGGCACAATATCAACGTCTTTCTTGAGCAAGTTGCTGACGGGATACGCCGGCTCAAGCCGCACGTCAAGTTTGGAATTAGTCCGTTTGGCATCTGGCAGCCAAATCACCCGCCGGGTATTCAGGGCCTTAACTCCTACATGGAACTGTGTTCCGACTCCCGGCGCTGGCTGGCGGAAGGATTAGTGGATTATCTCGCGCCACAGCTATACTGGCCGATTGAACGCGAACAGCAAAGCTACCTACGTTTGCTTGAGTGGTGGTTGGCGCAGAACCGGCGCAGCCGCCACGTCTGGCCCGGCAGCGCCGCCTTCAAGGTAGCTGACGGGACGCCGCGCGCTGTTCCTGCAAGCGAAATCGCGGCGCAGGTCAGAGTGGCGCGTCGCCTCAATCGGCAAGGCGGCAATATTCACTTCAGTTTCCGGGTCTTCCGGCGCAACCGAGGCGGTTTGGCGGATTTGCTCCGGCACGAAGTGTACGCCGTCCCAGCGCTCGTGCCGGCTTCACCGTGGTTGGACGCAACGCCACCGCCGGCGCCGGCTCTGGAGGTGCTCATAGACCCGATGGTGGGGCGTCCCGTCGCCGTCTGGCGTACGGATACCCCGGAACGCACAGCGTGCTGGTGTATCGCCATTCAGACTGGTGAAGCATGGGAGCTGCAAGTGCAACCAGCGGCGCAGCGCCGGGTGACGCTACCGGAGGCGGCGCGCGCCGTCGCCGTCTGGGCTGTGAGTCGAACCGGGGTCGAAGGTCGGCGAGCAATTCGTTATCGCGGTTAG
- a CDS encoding DnaJ domain-containing protein has product MNGTLSLLNFADIIRDLHLSRRTGLLRMTRNRELRAVFVEQGNLVFALSNLPHERLGDFLLARDLITREQYDAAVQRPNAKQRFGQVLVEMGVMPREKVETYARQHLTDIILAAFEWTSGEFSFEEGTRAAHDVKLDLLTPNIILMGVRRMTNEDAIRRSLGPTTQHIELSPDAATQLQRATLDGTEGFVLSRITGRMTIDELVLVSGVPEMTILRVVYGLVCAGILTAEHPRPTMANPQPAAPVAASVASSAAPPSSATPSTPVGSPEPEAVNPDEARFELQMLREFLSLKTTTYYDILNLAPTASDADIKRSYYQLAKKYHPDRYRTLGAPDVLDNAEWIFARLTEAYEKLRDPDVRRRYDEFIGLTPESTERTEAKVASVTAPSRTPTPPSVSPAAPFTEQVHTTPPAAAPDATGRIPTPPSVAAPPGGTTGRIASPSATQPLGSVTGTNTQGMPTGSSTTGSIAAPAEAAAEAAARSYEFACAAIERKDFITAMTYLREAVRLAPDVIRYRSRLASLCMQNPKLRKEAEEQLLAILKLDENYVDARLALGHMYHQAGMEKSARKQFEAVLAIQPDNAIAKQMLALKPASTSAAAPPKPADKSKASPTKPAKPDEPKKSILQQDVGELISKLFKR; this is encoded by the coding sequence ATGAACGGTACGCTTTCGCTCCTCAACTTCGCCGACATTATTCGTGACCTGCATTTGTCCCGGCGTACGGGTCTGTTGCGGATGACGCGCAACCGTGAGCTGCGCGCCGTGTTTGTCGAGCAGGGCAACTTGGTGTTTGCCCTTTCAAACCTGCCTCACGAACGGTTGGGCGACTTTTTGCTGGCGCGTGACCTTATTACCCGTGAGCAGTACGACGCCGCCGTGCAACGGCCGAACGCCAAACAGCGTTTTGGTCAGGTGCTTGTCGAAATGGGCGTCATGCCGCGCGAGAAAGTCGAAACTTACGCCCGCCAGCATTTGACAGACATCATTTTGGCCGCTTTCGAATGGACGAGCGGCGAATTCTCGTTTGAGGAAGGCACACGCGCCGCCCACGATGTCAAACTTGACCTACTGACACCGAACATCATCCTGATGGGCGTACGGCGCATGACGAATGAGGACGCCATCCGGCGCTCGTTAGGGCCAACGACCCAGCACATCGAGCTTTCTCCGGACGCCGCGACGCAACTACAACGAGCGACGCTTGATGGTACGGAGGGCTTTGTTCTGTCACGGATTACAGGGCGAATGACGATTGATGAACTGGTGTTGGTCAGCGGCGTACCAGAGATGACGATTTTGCGCGTGGTGTACGGGTTGGTCTGCGCTGGTATCCTAACGGCTGAGCATCCACGTCCGACCATGGCCAATCCACAACCGGCTGCGCCGGTTGCGGCTTCAGTCGCATCGTCGGCGGCTCCTCCGTCGTCGGCAACGCCCTCCACGCCAGTTGGTTCGCCCGAACCGGAGGCCGTCAATCCCGATGAAGCTCGCTTCGAGCTTCAGATGCTGCGCGAGTTTCTGTCGCTCAAGACGACCACGTACTACGACATTCTGAACCTAGCGCCAACGGCAAGCGACGCCGACATCAAACGCTCGTACTACCAGCTGGCGAAGAAGTACCACCCCGACCGGTATCGAACGCTGGGCGCTCCGGATGTACTAGACAACGCCGAGTGGATTTTCGCCCGCCTCACCGAGGCGTATGAGAAGCTGCGTGACCCGGACGTGCGCCGGCGGTATGACGAGTTCATTGGGTTGACGCCAGAGAGTACCGAACGCACCGAAGCCAAAGTCGCTTCTGTGACCGCGCCGAGCAGGACGCCGACGCCGCCTTCTGTGTCACCTGCCGCACCGTTCACTGAACAAGTCCACACCACACCGCCTGCCGCCGCCCCCGACGCAACAGGGCGGATACCAACCCCGCCAAGTGTTGCAGCGCCGCCCGGCGGAACGACGGGACGCATAGCGTCGCCGTCCGCCACGCAGCCCCTTGGGAGCGTAACAGGGACTAATACACAGGGGATGCCGACGGGCAGTAGCACCACCGGTTCAATTGCCGCACCGGCTGAAGCGGCGGCTGAGGCGGCGGCGCGAAGCTATGAGTTTGCCTGCGCGGCTATTGAGCGGAAGGACTTCATCACGGCGATGACCTACTTGCGGGAGGCGGTCCGGTTGGCCCCGGATGTCATTCGTTACCGTTCGCGCTTGGCGTCACTGTGTATGCAAAATCCCAAGTTGCGGAAGGAAGCCGAAGAACAACTGTTGGCGATTCTGAAGCTGGACGAAAACTACGTGGATGCGCGGCTAGCGCTGGGTCACATGTACCATCAGGCAGGGATGGAAAAATCGGCGCGCAAGCAGTTTGAAGCGGTGTTGGCGATTCAGCCGGACAACGCCATAGCCAAGCAGATGCTAGCGCTCAAACCGGCGTCCACCAGCGCTGCTGCGCCGCCAAAGCCAGCTGATAAGTCAAAGGCTTCCCCGACAAAGCCCGCCAAGCCGGACGAACCCAAGAAGAGCATTCTGCAACAGGATGTTGGAGAACTTATCAGTAAGCTGTTCAAGCGATAA
- a CDS encoding prolyl oligopeptidase family serine peptidase translates to MKASKSPITYPPSKKVDQVDDYHGVKVADPYRWLEDADAPDTKAWIEAQNKVTFAFLESIPERARIRERLTQLWNYEKFGVPFREGGKYFFTRNDGLQNQSVLYVGDAPDDPQARVLLDPNKLSADGTVALTSYAVSDDGKLLAYGLATAGSDWNEWRVRNIETGEDLPDRLQWIKFSGASWTKDSKGFFYSRYDEPKEGNLLQSTNYFQKLYYHRVGTPQSEDRLVYERKDHKEWGFSGYVTDDGRYLGIVVTMGTSPKNLFFYKDLTQPDAPVVELIADFIADFTPVGNDGTTFYFRTDWEAPRGRLIAVDATRPEPANWREIIPQTVDTLESVHYVGGRFIALYLADAKTQVKVFATDGAFIREVSLPGIGTATGFSGKPTDTETFYAFTSFTQPTSIYRYDLETGKSTLIKQPKVTFNPADYETKQVFYTSKDGTRIPMFITHRKGLRRDGKNPTLLYGYGGFNISLTPAFSPARIAWLEMGGVLAIPNLRGGGEYGEAWHQAGTKLNKQNVFDDFIAAAEWLIKEKYTVPAKLAIQGGSNGGLLVGACMTQRPELFGAALPAVGVMDMLRFNKFTIGWAWESDYGSPQNPEEFKALYAYSPLHNLKPGTRYPATLVTTADHDDRVVPAHSFKFAAALQAAHKGDAPVLIRIETKAGHGAGKPTAKLIEEAADIWAFLVKTLGMKVTFPAR, encoded by the coding sequence ATGAAAGCCTCGAAATCACCTATCACCTATCCGCCGTCGAAAAAGGTTGACCAAGTGGACGACTACCACGGCGTTAAGGTCGCCGATCCGTACCGCTGGCTTGAAGACGCTGACGCCCCAGACACGAAGGCATGGATTGAGGCGCAAAACAAAGTTACCTTCGCCTTTCTGGAAAGCATTCCCGAACGTGCGCGCATCCGCGAACGGTTGACTCAGCTGTGGAACTACGAAAAGTTCGGTGTGCCTTTCCGTGAGGGCGGCAAGTACTTCTTCACACGCAACGACGGGCTGCAAAACCAAAGCGTACTCTATGTCGGCGATGCGCCCGACGACCCGCAGGCCCGTGTTCTGCTCGACCCCAACAAGCTGTCGGCGGACGGCACGGTGGCGCTGACGAGCTACGCCGTCAGCGACGACGGTAAGCTACTTGCCTACGGACTGGCTACGGCCGGCTCGGACTGGAATGAGTGGCGCGTCCGCAACATTGAAACTGGCGAAGACCTACCCGACCGTCTTCAGTGGATTAAGTTCTCCGGCGCATCATGGACAAAGGACTCAAAAGGGTTCTTCTACAGCCGGTATGACGAGCCGAAAGAGGGCAACCTGCTGCAATCCACAAACTACTTCCAGAAGCTTTACTACCATCGCGTCGGCACACCCCAGTCCGAAGACCGGCTGGTTTATGAGCGCAAGGATCACAAGGAATGGGGGTTCAGCGGTTATGTGACGGACGATGGGCGCTACCTCGGCATCGTCGTCACAATGGGTACGAGCCCAAAGAATCTGTTTTTCTACAAGGACTTGACGCAGCCGGACGCGCCGGTCGTCGAGCTAATCGCCGATTTCATCGCCGACTTTACACCGGTCGGCAACGACGGAACGACGTTCTATTTCCGTACCGACTGGGAAGCGCCGCGCGGCCGCCTCATTGCTGTTGACGCGACGCGCCCTGAACCGGCGAACTGGCGCGAAATTATTCCGCAGACGGTGGACACGCTCGAAAGCGTGCACTACGTCGGCGGACGGTTTATCGCGCTCTATCTGGCTGACGCCAAAACCCAGGTCAAGGTGTTTGCGACAGACGGCGCGTTCATCCGCGAAGTGAGTTTGCCCGGTATTGGTACGGCGACCGGATTTAGCGGCAAGCCGACGGATACCGAAACGTTCTATGCCTTCACGAGCTTTACGCAGCCGACGAGCATCTACCGGTACGATCTGGAAACCGGCAAAAGCACGCTAATCAAGCAGCCCAAGGTGACATTCAACCCGGCGGATTACGAAACCAAGCAGGTTTTCTACACGAGCAAGGACGGGACGCGCATCCCGATGTTTATCACGCACCGTAAGGGTCTCAGGCGGGACGGCAAGAACCCGACGCTGCTCTATGGCTACGGCGGCTTCAACATTTCACTCACGCCGGCGTTTTCACCGGCGCGGATCGCGTGGTTGGAGATGGGCGGCGTGCTGGCGATTCCCAACTTGCGCGGCGGTGGCGAGTACGGCGAAGCGTGGCATCAAGCCGGCACGAAGCTCAACAAACAAAATGTGTTCGACGACTTCATCGCGGCGGCCGAGTGGCTCATCAAAGAGAAGTACACCGTGCCGGCCAAGCTGGCCATTCAAGGTGGGAGCAACGGCGGGTTGCTTGTTGGGGCATGCATGACGCAGCGCCCGGAACTGTTCGGTGCGGCGCTGCCGGCGGTGGGCGTGATGGATATGCTCCGCTTCAACAAGTTCACGATTGGCTGGGCGTGGGAGTCGGATTACGGCTCGCCGCAGAACCCGGAGGAGTTCAAGGCGCTGTACGCCTACTCGCCGCTGCACAACCTCAAGCCAGGGACGCGCTATCCGGCGACGCTAGTAACGACAGCCGACCACGACGACCGCGTGGTGCCGGCGCACAGTTTCAAGTTCGCAGCGGCGTTGCAGGCGGCGCACAAAGGCGATGCGCCGGTGCTGATTCGGATTGAAACCAAGGCCGGCCACGGCGCCGGGAAACCGACGGCAAAGCTGATCGAGGAGGCCGCCGACATCTGGGCGTTCCTTGTGAAAACGCTTGGGATGAAAGTGACCTTCCCAGCGCGGTAG
- a CDS encoding zinc ribbon domain-containing protein, which produces MPIYEYMCDNCGDRIEVIQKFSDAPLVTCASCGQDALSRVVFAPSLSFKGSGWYITDYSAKGRRENTSTDHEERASKATCGSDAAMDCDAGSCAQAA; this is translated from the coding sequence ATGCCCATCTACGAGTATATGTGCGACAACTGCGGCGACCGCATTGAAGTGATCCAGAAGTTTTCTGATGCGCCGCTCGTCACCTGCGCAAGTTGCGGCCAAGATGCACTAAGTCGCGTCGTGTTCGCCCCTAGCCTCTCCTTCAAAGGCTCCGGGTGGTATATTACCGACTACAGCGCCAAGGGGCGTCGGGAAAATACCTCAACCGACCATGAAGAAAGGGCATCTAAGGCAACGTGCGGCAGCGATGCAGCGATGGACTGCGACGCTGGTTCATGTGCGCAAGCCGCGTAA
- a CDS encoding GHMP kinase, with translation MTRTITATVPTRVDLAGGTLDLPPLYLFHPGAVTVNVALDLPATCTVSTRADATIVLESRDIGRREVYPSCADLRFDTPLQLLARLVAFFAPPSGVEVVTDCAAPHGSGLGGSSALVIALAGSLNQLTNAGYSPERLLAVAPDIETQVIRVPAGVQDYYPAMYGGINAIHLGVGGVHCETLAADWLPTLDAHTVVCHTGQAHFSGANNWEIFKRHIDGDAATQAALARIRDLAQAMCAAVRARDIAAVADCLRWEWNHRRQLAEGVSTPCIERLMAVAQEAGALAGKVCGAGGGGCVVFIVAEGRRAEVCAALTANGGEVLDAHLTAQGLTLTETTTS, from the coding sequence ATGACAAGAACGATTACGGCGACGGTGCCAACCCGCGTTGATTTGGCTGGCGGGACGCTCGACCTGCCGCCGCTGTATTTGTTCCATCCCGGCGCGGTGACGGTCAATGTTGCGCTTGACCTGCCGGCGACCTGCACGGTCAGCACGCGCGCCGATGCGACGATTGTTCTTGAATCGCGCGACATTGGGCGACGCGAGGTGTATCCGTCATGCGCCGACTTGCGGTTTGACACGCCACTCCAGCTTTTGGCGCGGCTGGTTGCTTTCTTTGCGCCGCCCAGCGGGGTAGAAGTCGTGACCGACTGCGCCGCGCCCCACGGATCAGGGTTGGGTGGCTCGTCGGCGCTGGTCATCGCGCTGGCTGGGTCGCTTAATCAACTGACCAACGCCGGATATTCGCCGGAGCGTTTACTCGCTGTCGCTCCCGATATTGAAACACAGGTGATTCGCGTACCGGCTGGTGTCCAAGATTACTACCCGGCGATGTACGGCGGCATCAACGCCATTCATCTCGGCGTTGGCGGTGTACACTGTGAAACATTGGCCGCCGACTGGTTGCCGACGCTCGACGCCCATACAGTTGTTTGCCACACCGGACAGGCGCATTTTTCGGGAGCGAACAACTGGGAAATCTTCAAGCGCCACATTGACGGCGACGCGGCGACGCAAGCTGCACTGGCGCGAATCCGCGATCTAGCGCAGGCGATGTGCGCGGCGGTGCGCGCACGCGACATCGCGGCTGTCGCGGATTGCCTTCGGTGGGAATGGAATCACCGACGCCAACTGGCGGAGGGCGTTTCTACACCGTGCATCGAGCGGTTGATGGCGGTGGCACAGGAAGCGGGGGCGCTAGCCGGCAAAGTATGTGGTGCCGGCGGCGGTGGTTGCGTGGTGTTTATTGTCGCCGAGGGTCGCCGCGCTGAGGTTTGCGCTGCGCTTACCGCAAACGGGGGAGAGGTCCTAGATGCTCACCTTACAGCACAGGGACTAACGCTTACGGAAACCACCACGTCATAA